From the genome of Pseudomonas sp. WJP1:
AAGAACCGGCGCAGGCCATCGAGGCGCTGCTCCTGATCCTGGAAGCGTTCTTCGATACGGCTGTAGCGTTCGCTGGCCAGCAACTGGAAGCGTTGCCGCAATTGATGTTGAAACAGGTTCAGCGTCGACCAGGCGAGCAATGCCGTGAGAATCCCGCCGACGAGCAAGACCATGAGCGCGACCAGCCCGGCCGGGACATCTTCGCTGATAAAACCCAGGATCTTGGGGCGCACGGCGTGCAACGACATAGACGCAACTCAAAACGCCATGTGCGGGAAAGCTCATTGGCCGTGGGTTGAGTTATAGCTATTAGCCACTAATTTGACCAGCATTGTCGCGGCGCATGTTTCGCCTGTAGGAGCGAGCGGTGCGGCGATCCGACTTGCCCGCGAAGAACGGTGACACGGTACGGCAGGTACACCGCAGCGTCTGGTTCGCCTGTAGGAGCGAGGCTTGCCCGCGAAGAACGATAACACGGTGCGACAGATGCACCGCAGCGTCTGGTTCGCCGGCAAGCCTGGCTCCTACAACGATTTATCAGCGAGCAGTGATTTTCCACGCGCGATGGATCTTGGCGTTACGGGAAAAATCCGCATCGATGGTCTGGGCGGTGATCTCTTCGATCGCGTAGCGCTCGCTGAGGTTGGGCTCGAGCTCGAACTTGCGGAAGTTGTTGGAGAAGTACAACACCCCGCCCGGTGCTAGGCGCGCCATGGCCAGGTCGATCAGTTGCACCTGGTCACGTTGCACGTCGAAGACGCCTTCCATGCGCTTGGAGTTGGAGAACGTCGGCGGGTCGATGAAGATCAGGTCGTACTCTTCACGGCAGGCGTCCAGCCAGACCATCACATCACTCTGCTCCAGGCGGTTCTTGTCGGAGAAACCGTTCAGCGACAGGTTGCGACGCGCCCAGTCCAGGTAGGTTTTCGACAGGTCGACGCTGGTGGTGCTGCGCGCGCCGCCCTTGGCCGCGTGGACACTGGCGGTGGCGGTGTAGCAATACAGATTGAGGAAGCGCTTGCCGGCGGCCTCTTTCTGGATGCGCATGCGCATTGGCCGGTGGTCGAGGAACAACCCGGTATCGAGGTAATCGGTGAGGTTGACCAGCAGTTTCACGCCGCCTTCGTTGACCTCGACGAACTTGCCCTGGGCCGCTTGGCGCTCGTATTGCTTGGTACCGCTCTGACGCTCGCGACGCTTGACCACCACCCGGTTCTTGTCGATGTTCAGCGCCTGCGGGATCGCCGCCAGGGCATCGAACATGCGCGCCGAGGCTTTCTGCGGATCGATGGATTTCGGTGCGGCGTATTCCTGGACGTGTACCCAATCCTGGTACAGATCGATGGCCATGGAGTATTCCGGCATGTCGGCATCGTAGACACGATAGCAATCGATGCCTTCACGCTTGACCCACTTGCCCAGCGCCTTGAGGTTTTTCTGCAGGCGGTTGGCAAACATCTGCCCGCCTTCGCTCAGGCGCGGTTGCTCGATCACCGGCGCCGGTGCTGGCGTCGGCTTGATCGGGTTGCCGTTCTTGTTGTACTGGCGCTCTTGCGGCTCGTTCGGCGCCTGTTCGTAGGCCGCCTCTTCACGCTCGGCCTGACGCTGCTCCGGGGTACGACGCTCGCCGGTGACGAATTGATCCGGCAACACCTTGATCAGCAACAGCTTGCACGGCAAGGCGCCGTTCCAGAACGAATACTGCTTGTGGCTGCGGATGCCCATGCGCTTGCCCAGGTCCGGGGCGCCGGTGAACACCGCGGCTTCCCAGTTGAGGCAAGCCTGACGCAGGCGTTCGCCAAGGTTCTGGTAGAGGTAGAGCAGGCTCGCCTCGTCGCCCAGACGCTCGCCGTACGGTGGGTTGCAGATCACCAGGCCTTTCTGGTTCTGGTCCGGACGCGGCTCGAAGGTCGCGACTTCGCCCTGGTAGATCTTGATCCACTCGCTCAGGCCGGCACGCTCGACGTTGTTGCGGCCTGGTTGAATCAGGCGCGGATCGGCTTCGTAACCGCGAATCCACAGCGGTGGCTTGGCCAGGCCGGCAGCCGCACGCTCGGAAGCTTCTTCATGCAGTTTTTTCCACAGCGCCGGTACGTGACCGAGCCAGGCGGTGAAACCCCATTGCTCGCGACGCAGGTTCGGCGCGATGTCGGCAGCGATCATCGCCGCTTCGACCAGGAAGGTGCCGACGCCGCACATCGGGTCCGCCAGCGCGCCGCCTTCAGCCGCGATACGCGGCCAACCGGAGCGGATCAGGATCGCAGCCGCCAGGTTTTCCTTCAGCGGCGCCGCACCTTGCTGCAGGCGATAACCGCGCTGGTGCAGGCTATGGCCGGACAGGTCGAGGGAGAGGATCGCTTCGCCGCGATCCAGGCGCAGGTGGATGCGCAGGTCCGGGTTGAGCTTGTCGATGGACGGACGGTCGCCCTGCGGGGTGCGCAGTTTGTCGACGATGGCGTCCTTGACCTTCAAGGCGCCGAAGTGAGTGTTGTCGATGCCCGAGCCGTGGCCGCTGAATTCGACGGCCAGGGTGCCGTCATTGAGCATGTGGTCTTGCCACTCGATGTCCAGCACACCGTGGTAGAGGTCTTCGGCGTCTTTCATCGGGAAACGCTTGAGCACCAGCAGCACCCGGTTGGCCAGGCGCGACCACAGGCACAGGCGATAAGCGGTTTCCATGGTGGCCATGCCACGCACGGCAGAAGTGTGCTCACGCGCTTCCTCAAGGCCAAGCCCGACGGCTTCCTCGATGAGCAGGCCTTCAAGGCCTTTTGGGCAAGTGAGGAAGAGTTCGAAACGATCGGACATGAGGATTCGCAGCCTTTGCTGAGTGAACCGGCAACGCATTGCCGGCCCGGTTTTCAATCAGGCGCTTTTCTCGAAGAGCGCCCGCGTGGCACGAAGGTGTGCCGTTCCACCCTTGCTGCCCGGGTTAAATGAGCTTAGATGCAAGGACAGATAAAAAAGTTAATGCAACAAAATGACATAAGTCGACCCTTCGTCGAATAGTCCGTCCCGGCAACGGGAGGCATTCTCAGCAAGGGATTAACCTGATCATCCAACGCAGGGCCGATCATACCGGGGTTTGATCAATAAATACGCCACAAACATCATGTTACTTAGTGCCATAGCACATTAATAGTTACGTCCTTATGACAAAACGATCATTCCCTCGATGTGACGCATTGGTTAGAACTCAATACAGGTTGGCGCCGCAATGACGCCAACACCTTGGCTCGTCACGCCGGCAACGAGCCCCCAACGGCAGAGTTTTTCTGCCAGACCTCGATTGAGGTCGACGCGATACCTACAGTCAACAAGTGAGGGCAACACCCTATGAGAAGACTTAAGCGTGATCCGTTGGAAAGAGCATTTTTGCGCGGATATCAATATGGCGTTGGTGGCAAATCCCGTGAGCTTTGCCCATTTACTCTACCGTCGGTACGCCAAGCCTGGATTAACGGCTGGCGAGAAGGACGCGGCGACAACTGGGACGGTATGACCGGCACTGCGGGAATCCACAGACTCAACGAACTTCACGCCGTCGGCTAACACAGGGCACACACTCCGACACACAATCTGATCATGTAGCGAATTAACCACGCACGTCCCATCCGGACGGCGGGCTGCGGCCCAAGGGCTCCTTTGAAGGGGCCCTTTTTTATGCCTCGGTCAGCACAATCGCTGTAGGAGCGAGCATGTCGAATCGTCGCACCGTCGCGATGGTCGTTAACGATAACGCTGGAAACCTGACACCCCGCGGCGCTTTCAGGCTCATCGCGAGCATGCTCGCTCCTACAGGGGGACGGGTTATCTGAGGGCGGCGATGGCGTCTACCGACTCACGAATCAGCGCCGGGCCCTTGTAGATGAAGCCCGAGTAGATCTGCACCAGGCTCGCGCCCGCGCTGATTTTCTCCGCCGCGTGTCGGCCTTCGGTAATGCCACCCGCCGCGATGATCGGCAAGCGACCGCCCAGTTCCGCAGCCAGCACCTTCACGGTGTGCGTGCTCTTGTCACGCACCGGAGCGCCGGACAGGCCGCCCGCCTCGTCACCATGCTCCATGCCTTCGACGCCCACGCGGCTCAGGGTGGTGTTGGTGGCGATGACCGCGTCCATACCGGTTTCGATCAACGCCTGTGCTACCTGCGCAGTTTCTTCGTCGGTCATGTCCGGCGCGATCTTGATCGCCAGCGGCACGTGCCTGCCGTGACGCAGCGCCAGTTCCGCGCGACGCGTGGCGAGGTCTGCCAGCAATTGCTTGAGCGAATCACCGAATTGCAGGCTGCGCAGGCCCGGGGTATTGGGCGAGCTGACGTTGACCGTCACATAGCTGGCGTGGGCGTAGACCTTGTCCAGGCAGATCAGGTAGTCGTCGACCGCACGTTCGACCGGGGTGTCGAAGTTCTTGCCGATGTTGATGCCCAGCACGCCCTTGTACTTGGCGGCCGCCACGCGGGCCAGCAAGTGATCGACACCGAGGTTGTTGAAGCCCATGCGATTGATGATCGCCTCGGCCTCCGGCAAGCGGAACAACCGGGGTTTCGGATTGCCCGGTTGCGCACGCGGGGTAATGGTGCCGATTTCGACAAAACCAAAACCCAGCTGCGCAAAGCCGTCGATGGCCGCGCCATTCTTGTCCAGGCCGGCGGCCAGGCCCACCGGGTTCGGGAAGTCCAGGCCCATGACATTCACCGGCAGTTTTGCCGGGGCCTTGCACAGCAAGCCGTTGAGCCCCAGACGCCCACCCGCGCCGATCAGGTCCAGGGACAGATCGTGGGAGGTTTCCGGAGAAAGTTTGAACAACAGCTGACGGGCCAGGGTGTACATGGGCGGGCTTGACTCGATTGGCGGCGAAATGAGGCGGCGATTATACCCGCGCATCGGGGTCGCAAGCGAGGCGCGCGACAAAAACAGCGGGCGATGGCATATGCCTTGCACCGGCACAGGCATCAGCACGCAGGCCAACGGCGGAATGCGTGCCAGGACAATGGCGTCGTCAGCCGGCCCTGCTCATACGGGGCCCGGGACGACGTTTTTTTTGGAAGGTGCGAAATCGATGAACGAACCCTCAACCACCCCCCTGGCCTGGGTCAATGGCAGCGATGCCCCGGAAAAGACCGAAATCAACCTCGGCTTCATGGCCCTGAGCGACTGCGCTTCGGTGGTGGTCGCCGCCACCCAGGGCTTCGCCCAGCCCTACGGACTGACCCTGAATCTCAAGCGCCAGTCGTCCTGGGCCAACCTGCGGGACAAACTGGTGAGCGGCGAACTCGACGCCGCCCACAGTCTCTACGGCCTGATCTACGCCGTGCACCTGGGCATCGGCGGCGTGGCCCCCACCGACATGGCGGTGCTCATGGGCCTGAACCAGAACGGCCAGAGCATCAACCTCTCCCACGGCTTGCAGGCCGCCGGCGTGACCAGTCCTGAAGCACTGGACCGTCACGTGCACCAAACTCGCCCAAAACTGACCTTCGCCCAGACCTTTCCCACCGGCACCCATGCCATGTGGTTGTATTACTGGCTGGCGAGCCAGGGCATTCATCCGCTGCACGATGTCGACAGCGTCGTGGTGCCGCCGCCGCAAATGGTGGCGCACCTGCAAGCCGGGCGTATCGACGGTTTCTGCGTCGGCGAGCCCTGGGCCGACAGCGCGGTGAAGCAGAATCTCGGTTTTACCCTGGCCACCTCCCAGGCCATCTGGCCCGACCACCCGGAAAAAGTCCTCGGTTGTACGCGCGCCTTCGTCGAGCAATACCCCAACACCGCCCGCGCCCTGGTGATGGCGATCCTCGAAGCCAGCCGTTTCATCGACGACAGCGTCGAGAATCGCCGCAGTACCGCGCAATTGCTCAGTGCACCGCAATACCTCGATGCGCCGCTGCCGTGCATCGAACCACGACTGCTGGGCGACTATGCCGACGGCCTGGGCAACGAATGGCAAGACCCGCACGCGCTGCGTTTCCATGGGCAGGGGGAGGTCAACCTGCCCTACCTGTCCGATGGCATGTGGTTCATGACTCAGTTTCGCCGCTGGGGCCTGTTGCGCGACGACCCCGATTACCTCGCCGTAGCCCGTCAGGTGCAACAACTAGACTTATACCGTGAGGCCGCCAACGCTGTCGGTGTCGCCGCCCCGGGCAATGAAATGCGCAGCAGCCAGTTGATCGACGGCAAGGTCTGGGACGGTGCGGACCCGGCCGGTTATGCCCGCAGCTTCAGGCTGCACGCCATGAGCGACAGCTCGCCACTTCTCGCCAGCCGCTGACAGGAGACTGCAAACATGCTGCGTATCCTGCTGATCAACGACACAGCGAAAAAAGTCGGGCGCCTGAAGGCCGCCCTGACCGAGGCCGGCTTCGAGGTCATCGACGAATCCGGGCTGACCATCGACTTGCCCGAACGCGTCGAAACGGTGCGCCCGGACGTGATCCTGATCGATACCGAGTCACCGAGCCGCGATGTCATGGAGCAAGTGGTGCTGGTCAGCCGCGACCAGCCACGGCCGATTGTGATGTTTACCGACGAACACGACCCCGATGTGATGCGCCAGGCGATCAAGTCCGGGGTCAGTGCCTACATCGTCGAAGGCATCCACGCACAGCGCCTGCAACCGATTCTCGACGTGGCCATGGCGCGCTTCGAAAGCGACCAGGCCCTGCGCGCCCAACTGCACGCCCGTGACCAGCAACTGGCCGAGCGCAAGCGCATCGAGCTGGCCAAGGGGCTGCTGATGAAGATGAAGGACTGCAACGAAGAAGAGGCCTACACCCTGATGCGTCGCCAGGCGATGAGCCGCCAGCAGAAGCTGATCCAGGTGGCGGAGCAGATTATTGCCATGAGTGAGTTGTTGGGCTGAAGGACGCCTTCGCGGGCAAGCCTCGCTCCTACAGGGTCAGTGCCTGTGGGAGCGAGGCTTGCCCGCGAATGGCCGTAACACGGACTCAGACTGTTGGCACAAATCTCGCTAGGTAATCACCACAGGTAACCAACGGCGGTTGCCCCACCTACGACAAAGACGTCGCTCACCTCATTTGCCCCATGGCGAATCAGGTGGCGGCGTTTTTTTTGTTTTGGCTCCCGTTCGAGACTCCTATCAGCTGAGGTGCGCGATGAATTCAAGCTTCTGGAAATCCGGCCATACCCCGACACTGTTCGCAGCCTTCCTCTATTTCGACCTGAGTTTCATGGTGTGGTACCTGCTCGGCCCGCTGGCCGTACAGATCGCTGGCGACCTGCACCTGACCACGCAACAACGCGGGCTGGTGGTGGCCACGCCGATTCTGGCCGGGGCGGTACTTCGTTTCGCAATGGGCATGCTGGCTGATCGCCTGTCACCCAAGACCGCCGGCCTGATCGGCCAGGTGATCGTCATCTGTGCGCTGTTCGGTGCCTGGAAACTCGGCATCCACACCTACGAGCAAGCATTGCTGCTGGGGCTGTTCCTGGGCATGGCCGGCGCCTCCTTCGCCGTCGCCCTGCCCCTGGCATCGCAGTGGTATCCGCCGCAGCACCAGGGCAAGGCCATGGGCATCGCCGGGGCCGGAAACTCCGGCACCGTACTGGCGGCGCTGATTGCGCCGGTTCTGGCGGCTGCCTTTGGCTGGAGCAATGTGTTCGGCTTCGCGCTGATCCCGCTGATCCTGACGCTGATCGTTTTCGCCTGGTTGGCCAAGAACGCACCTGAGCGGCCGAAAGCCAAGTCCATGGCCGACTACTTCAAGGCCCTGGGCGACCGCGACAGCTGGTGGTTCATGTTTTTCTACAGCGTGACCTTCGGTGGCTTCATCGGCCTGGCCAGCGCCCTGCCCGGTTACTTCAATGACCAGTACGGCCTGAGCCCGGTGACCGCCGGCTACTACACGGCAGCCTGCGTGTTCGGCGGTAGCCTGATGCGTCCGCTGGGCGGCGCCCTGGCCGATCGTTTCGGCGGCATTCGCACCCTGCTCGCGATGTACACCGTGGCGGCCATCTGTATCGCTGCCGTCGGTTTCAACCTGCCCAGCTCCTATGCCGCGCTGGCCCTGTTCGTGTGCACCATGCTCGGTTTGGGTGCAGGCAACGGTGCGGTGTTCCAGTTGGTGCCGCAGCGGTTCCGTCGCGAAATCGGCGTCATGACCGGCCTGATCGGCATGGCCGGCGGCATCGGTGGCTTTGCCCTGGCGGCAGGCATGGGTGCGATCAAGCAGAGCACCGGCAGCTACCAGATGGCATTGTGGTTGTTCGCCAGCCTGGGCGTGCTCGCCTGGTTCGGCCTGCATGGCGTAAAACGCCGCTGGAGAACCACCTGGGGTTCGGCCGCCGTGACGGCTGCACGGGTCTGACGCCGCCATGAGCCTGCAATTGAGTTTCGCGCAAGCCAGCGCCATCGGTCCGCGCGATGAGAATCAGGATGCCTTGCGCCTCGTCACGCCGGCCCCGGCGCTGGCAGCCAGCAAAGGCTACCTGTTCGCCATCGCCGATGGCGTCAGCCAGTGTGCCGACGGCGGCCTGGCAGCTCGCTCGACCTTGCAGGCCCTGGCACTGGATTACTACGCCACGCCGGAAACCTGGGGCGTTGCCCAGGCGCTGGATCGCCTGCTGCTGGCGCAAAATCGCTGGCTGCAGGCCAACGGCGCAGGCCAACCACTGCTGACCACCGTCAGCGCCCTGGTCCTGCGCGGCCGGCGCTTTACCCTGGCCCATGTCGGCGATTGCCGGGTGTATCGCTGGCACGCCGAGCAGTTGCAGCGAGTCAGCGAAGATCACGTCTGGGACCAACCGGGCATGCAGCATGTACTCAAGCGCGCACTGGGTCTGGACCAGCACCTGGTGCTGGACTTTCTCGATGGCGAATTGCGCACCGACGAAAGCTTTGTGCTGCTCAGCGACGGTGTCTGGGCGGTCCTGGGCGACACCGCCATTGCGGCGATCCTGCGTGACCAACCGGACCTGGACAGCGCCGCGCAAACCCTGGTCAACGCCGCCCACCTGGCGGGCAGCCAGGATAACGCCAGCGCCCTGCTGGTGCGGGTCGATGCCCTGGGTGAAGCGAACATCGGCGATGCATTGATCCATCTACAGCAATGGCCGCTGCCACCGGCACTGAAACCGGGCCAGGTGTTCGAGGGCTGGCAGATTGAAGGGATTCTCGGCCAGAGCCAGCAGTCGTTGCTCTATCGGGTACGCGACAGCCAGCAGCAACCCTGGTTGCTGAAAACCCTGCCCCCTCGCCTGCATGACGATCATCAGGCCGGGCAAGCGTTGCTGTCCGAAGAATGGTTCCTCAAACGCGTGGCCGGGCGGCACTTTCCTGAGGTGCATGCGGCCAGCCAGCGTCAGCATTTGTACTACGTGATGCGTGAGTATTCGGGCTCGACACTGGCGCAACTGCATGAACAAACCGGCCCCATGCCCCTGGCGCAATGGCAGGACGTGGCTGAACGCCTGCTGCGAGCGGTCGGCATGCTCCATCGACGGCAGATCCTGCATCGCGATATCAAACCGCAGAACCTGCTGGCAGGGGACGACGGCGAGTTGCGCCTGCTGGATTTCGGCCTCGCCTACTGCCCGGGCCTGTCTGAAGACCAACCCAGCACCCTGCCCGGAACCCCCAGCTATATCGCCCCGGAAGCCTTCCGCGGCGATGCACCGACGCCACAACAGGACCTGTATGCGGTGGGAGTGACTTTGTATTTTCTGCTCACCGGGCAATTTCCCTATGGTGAAATCGAAGCCTTCCAACGCCCTCGATTCGGCGTTCCGGTCAGCGCCAGTCGCTACCGCCCCGACCTGCCGGAATGGATTGCACAAAGCCTGGAACGCGCGGTGGCCGCAGACCCGGCGCAACGCTTTGAAACTGCCGAGGAATGGTTGCGGCTGTTGGAACAGGGGGAGCGAAGCAGCTTAAGCGTACGCCCCAGGCCTTTGCTGGAGCGCGAACCGCTGAAGGTATGGCGGACATTGGCCCTGCTGTCGCTGCTGGCGAACCTGGTGTTGCTGTTCCTGGTGTTCCATGGCTGAGCCTGCATTGCCTTTAAAACCGATCATCGTCATTTCGTGAGGAACAACACTATGAACGCAAAAGTCTGGCTGGTAGGTGCGGGTCCCGGTGACCCTGAATTGCTGACCCTCAAGGCCGTGCGCGCATTGAAGGAAGCGGACGTGGTGCTGATCGATGACCTGGTCAATGGCGCGATTCTCGAACACTGCCCCGAGGCACGGGTCATTGCGGTGGGCAAACGCGGTGGTTGCCGCTCCACGCCGCAAGCGTTCATCCATCGCCTGATGTTGCGTTACGCCCGGCAGGGCAAATGCGTGGTGCGGCTCAAAGGGGGCGACCCGTGCATTTTCGGGCGCGGTGGCGAAGAGGCCCAGTGGTTGCGCGAGCGTGGGGTCGAAGCCGAGCTGGTCAATGGCATCACGGCCGGGCTCGCCGGCGCCACCCAATGCGATATTCCGTTGACCCTGCGCGGTGTGGCGCGCGGCGTGACACTGGTTACCGCCCATACCCAGGACGGCAGCAGCCTGAACTGGCAGGCACTGGCCCAGGGTGGTACGACCCTGGTGATCTACATGGGTGTGGCCAAGCTCAGCGAAATCCGCGAGCAGCTGTTGGCCGGAGGGATGGCAGAAGATACGCCGGTGGCGATGATCGAAAACGCTTCACTGCCCCATCAGCGCGAATGCAGGAGCGATCTGACAGCCATGGAGGAAGATGCCTACGCCTTTGAGCTGAAAAGCCCGGCCATATTGGTGATCGGTGCGGTTGCGGCTGGTGAACAGATCAAACGATCGGAGCTTTTGCAGAATTCTGCTGAAACTGCGGCCTAGGCACACCGTGGCGCCAGGGTCACCTGTAGGAGCCAGGCTTGCCGGCGAAGAACGATGACGCGGTATTACAGATGCACCGCGGCGTCTGCTTCGCCTGTAGGAGCCACGCTTGCCGGCGAAGAACGATGACGCGGTGCAGCAGATATACCGCGGCGCCTGGTTCGCCTGTAGGAGCGAGGCTGCCCGCGAAGAACGATGACGCGGTATGACAGTTACACCGCGGCGCCTGGTTCGCTGGCAAGTCGGGTCGCCGCATCGCTGGCTCCTACAGGCGAAGAACGATGACGCGGTGCAGCAGATACAGAACCCAAATCGCAGGCAAAGAAAAGCCCGGCATGAGCCGGGCTTTTCTCAGAGCTGCGGGCTAATTACTTAGCTTGAGCTTCAACCTGCGCTTCTACGCGACGGTTTACAGCACGGCCAGCTTCAGTGGCGTTGTCAGCAACTGGGCGGGATTCGCCGTAGCCAACAGACTGAACGCGGGACGATTCAACACCGTACTGGTTGGTCAGAACTTGCTTAACGGCGTTTGCACGACGCTCGGACAGTTTCTGGTTGTAAGCGTCAGGACCGACGGAGTCAGTGTGACCTTCAACAGTGGTGCTGGTGGATGGGTACTGCTTCATGAAGTCAGCCAGGTTCTTGATGTCGCCGTAGCTGTTAGGCTTGACTACCGACTTGTCGAAGTCGAACTTCACGTCCAGCTCAACACGAACAACTTCAGCAACTGCTGGGCAGCCATCAGCATCAACGGTTACGTTGGCTGGGGTGTCCGGGCACTTGTCAACGTTGTCGCACACGCCATCGTTGTCGCTGTCGGAGCAGACTTCTGGTGCTGCAACTGGAGCAGGAGCTGGCTTGGAGCCGCCACCGAAGTTCACACCGATACCGACGCTAGGAGCCCACTCGGTGTTGCCCTGGTCGATGTTGTACTGAGCTTCAACGCCAGCACGGGCGTAGAAGTTGTCGGTGAAGTACAGCTTGGCGCCGCCACCAACGTTGGCGAAGGTGGAACGGTTACGACCGTTCGAACCGTTCTGGTCGATGCTCTGGTCGGAGAAACCGGCCGAGACGTACGGACGCAGCATGTCGCCCGGGTTGTTGAAGTGGTACAGAGCATCCAGAGCGGTGTCCGCGCCTTTGATGTTCTGGCCAGAGTCGGAACGTACGTTGTGCACTTCGTCGTAAGCCAGACGCAGTTCAACGTCGTCGGTCAGGAAGTAACCAACAGAACCACCGAACAGATTGCCGTCGTTTTTGAAGTTACGGTCGCTGTCATAGTACTCTTTCTTTGCGAAGCCTTCGATTTCAACTGCGCCTTGGCCCTGTGCCAGAGCGCCGATTGAAGTGGCGGCAATAAGAGAACCAATGGCCAAGCCCAAGGTGTTTTTCAGTTTCATCCGTTAAATCCCCATCTGGTGATTGTGAAGCAGTCCCGCAAACCGGGGGACAACTCGGCGGCAAGTCTATCAGAACTTGCCTACACGTAAGAGATATTTGCGCCGAACTAAGTTTCAGCAATGCCTGCAAATTTCTCACGCAATTTATCTAGAGCGCGTTTGTACCGCATTTTTGTGGCGCTCAAGCCCATGTGCATGATGTCTGCGATCTCCTGAAACTCCAGCTCTGCGACAAATCGTAGCACCAGAATTTCGCGGTCAATCGGGTTCACATACACTAACCAGCGATCAAGTCCACCCTTCTCCTCGGGTTTCGGCGCCTTTTCTTCAGACGCTTCCTCGAGGGGGTCAAGACTCAAGGCGTCCATCAAGCGACGCTTTCGCCGTTCCTTCCGATACTGCGTAATGCACTCGTTGTACGTGATGCTATATAGCCATGTCTTGAACTTCGATTTGCCCTCGAAGTTCTTCAGGCCGTACAGCACCTTCAACATGACCTCCTGACAGACATCATCAGCGTCGCGATCGTTCCCGAGATACCGTGCACACACGTTAAATAATGTTCGCTGGTAACGCCGCATCAGTTCTTCATAGGCGCGCGTTACGTGAAACAGCTCGGTATGCGAGCGCGCGACCAACTCCTCATCAGAGAGCTCGCGGGGGTCGTAGCGCATGGATAGCGATTGGGCTTTATTCAAAACAAGTCGTGCCGACAGTCAGGTCAATGTCCGCCGCAGCCAGCATCAGGCGGCATTTTACGGCGGCATACATTAGCAGGGTTTGCCGGGTTAGCGGCTACTCACATGCTGCTCGAGGAGGATCCGATTGGAAAGAGAGACTAGCTCACCCTCATCGGTCAGCAATGTAGTTTTAACCGTGCCGATCTCTTCGATCTGCCCTTCGACCTCTCCAACTCGCACTTGTTGCCCAACCTGGTACAACTCACGCACATAGATTCCCGCAAGAATCTGACCGGCAATTTCCCGGCTTCCCAACCCCATGGCCAGCGCAACCGCCAGACCAACGGTAATCAATACGATCACGATCACGTGATTGAGCAGGTCAGTCTTGACCTCCAACTGACTGATCGCGACCGAGATACTGATGATGATCACCAGGCCCTGGGCAATTCTCCCAAGCCCCGAAGCGTAGTCCAGGCCTACG
Proteins encoded in this window:
- a CDS encoding bifunctional protein-serine/threonine kinase/phosphatase; translation: MSLQLSFAQASAIGPRDENQDALRLVTPAPALAASKGYLFAIADGVSQCADGGLAARSTLQALALDYYATPETWGVAQALDRLLLAQNRWLQANGAGQPLLTTVSALVLRGRRFTLAHVGDCRVYRWHAEQLQRVSEDHVWDQPGMQHVLKRALGLDQHLVLDFLDGELRTDESFVLLSDGVWAVLGDTAIAAILRDQPDLDSAAQTLVNAAHLAGSQDNASALLVRVDALGEANIGDALIHLQQWPLPPALKPGQVFEGWQIEGILGQSQQSLLYRVRDSQQQPWLLKTLPPRLHDDHQAGQALLSEEWFLKRVAGRHFPEVHAASQRQHLYYVMREYSGSTLAQLHEQTGPMPLAQWQDVAERLLRAVGMLHRRQILHRDIKPQNLLAGDDGELRLLDFGLAYCPGLSEDQPSTLPGTPSYIAPEAFRGDAPTPQQDLYAVGVTLYFLLTGQFPYGEIEAFQRPRFGVPVSASRYRPDLPEWIAQSLERAVAADPAQRFETAEEWLRLLEQGERSSLSVRPRPLLEREPLKVWRTLALLSLLANLVLLFLVFHG
- the cobA gene encoding uroporphyrinogen-III C-methyltransferase gives rise to the protein MNAKVWLVGAGPGDPELLTLKAVRALKEADVVLIDDLVNGAILEHCPEARVIAVGKRGGCRSTPQAFIHRLMLRYARQGKCVVRLKGGDPCIFGRGGEEAQWLRERGVEAELVNGITAGLAGATQCDIPLTLRGVARGVTLVTAHTQDGSSLNWQALAQGGTTLVIYMGVAKLSEIREQLLAGGMAEDTPVAMIENASLPHQRECRSDLTAMEEDAYAFELKSPAILVIGAVAAGEQIKRSELLQNSAETAA
- a CDS encoding OmpA family protein; this translates as MKLKNTLGLAIGSLIAATSIGALAQGQGAVEIEGFAKKEYYDSDRNFKNDGNLFGGSVGYFLTDDVELRLAYDEVHNVRSDSGQNIKGADTALDALYHFNNPGDMLRPYVSAGFSDQSIDQNGSNGRNRSTFANVGGGAKLYFTDNFYARAGVEAQYNIDQGNTEWAPSVGIGVNFGGGSKPAPAPVAAPEVCSDSDNDGVCDNVDKCPDTPANVTVDADGCPAVAEVVRVELDVKFDFDKSVVKPNSYGDIKNLADFMKQYPSTSTTVEGHTDSVGPDAYNQKLSERRANAVKQVLTNQYGVESSRVQSVGYGESRPVADNATEAGRAVNRRVEAQVEAQAK
- the sigX gene encoding RNA polymerase sigma factor SigX: MNKAQSLSMRYDPRELSDEELVARSHTELFHVTRAYEELMRRYQRTLFNVCARYLGNDRDADDVCQEVMLKVLYGLKNFEGKSKFKTWLYSITYNECITQYRKERRKRRLMDALSLDPLEEASEEKAPKPEEKGGLDRWLVYVNPIDREILVLRFVAELEFQEIADIMHMGLSATKMRYKRALDKLREKFAGIAET